The sequence GTCTTCTCATAATGATCCTCCAAAAATCCAATGAGTAGCTAACGATTGATTCTTCGATGTGAGCTGAATAACTACTACAAAGGTATTAAATAGTACATGTGTAATGATGGGTACCCATATACGCCCAGTTTTCACATATAAAAATGCAAAGGTTAAACCTGAAAAGGTGTAGAGGATAATGTGGGCAAAGTCAAAATGAAACAAAGCAAACAGGAATGAACTGGAGAGACCAGCAATCCAGAAGTTTGTGCGTTTATAAATACTTCCAAAGATGACCTTTCGAAACACAATTTCCTCTAATATAGGTCCAGCAATGGAACTTGCTATGATAACGAAGGGATACGCTTCAATAATGGCCATTAAATATTGGGTATTCTCTGATCCAGCTTCTATTCCAAGCCAGTATTCAATTTGAATCCCGATAAATTGAGCGCCTAATGCTAAAAACACTCCAGCAATTCCCCAAATGGCTGCCTCTTCCTTCGACATGGAATGTTTTGAACGAACCTGTTTAAATTCTCCTCGTAATACCCATAGGACAATGATCAGTCCCATAATAAAGCTAAATAGGGTCCAATAAGCAATCGCATTTTGTTTAGCTAAAATACCTTCCGTTCCCATTGCCTCAAAGAATGCAACTAAAACTGGAATACCAACAATACCAGAGAGTTGCATGACAATAAAGGTAATGATGACTAACCAATATTCTTTTTTCAAACTATTGACTCCTTTTATTTTTAAAGAGTTTAACCGTATTCTAATCTATTCTATTTTACAGAAAAATAGGCG is a genomic window of Bacillus carboniphilus containing:
- a CDS encoding type II CAAX endopeptidase family protein; the encoded protein is MKKEYWLVIITFIVMQLSGIVGIPVLVAFFEAMGTEGILAKQNAIAYWTLFSFIMGLIIVLWVLRGEFKQVRSKHSMSKEEAAIWGIAGVFLALGAQFIGIQIEYWLGIEAGSENTQYLMAIIEAYPFVIIASSIAGPILEEIVFRKVIFGSIYKRTNFWIAGLSSSFLFALFHFDFAHIILYTFSGLTFAFLYVKTGRIWVPIITHVLFNTFVVVIQLTSKNQSLATHWIFGGSL